A single Elephas maximus indicus isolate mEleMax1 chromosome 2, mEleMax1 primary haplotype, whole genome shotgun sequence DNA region contains:
- the GPR151 gene encoding G-protein coupled receptor 151 codes for MLAAHFADLNFSTMNVSFAHLHFAGGYLPSDSKDWRTIIPALLVAVCVVGFVGNLCVIGILLHSAWKGRSSTIHSLILNLSLADVSLLLFSAPVRAIAYSKGVWDLGWFVCKSSDWFIHTCMAAKSLTIIAVAKVCFMYASDPAKQVNIHNCTIWTALVAIWAVASLLPLPVWFFSTTKHHAGVDMCIMDVPAVAKEFMSMFGKLYPLLVFCLPLLFASFYFWRSYGQCQKRGTETQILRNQIRSKQLTVMLLSITITSAILWLPEWIAWLWVWHLKAGGPTPPQGFIALSQVLMFSISSANPLIFLVMSEEFKAGLKGLWKWMITKKPPTASESQETPAGNSEVLPDNVPSLETPSSTPGKEKPGSPSSGNEKTEKAEIPILPDVEQFWHERDTVPSAQDNDPIPWEHEDQETGHCDQIVSMQKK; via the coding sequence ATGTTGGCAGCTCACTTTGCAGACTTGAACTTCAGCACCATGAATGTGTCCTTTGCTCACCTCCACTTTGCAGGAGGCTACCTGCCCTCTGACTCCAAGGACTGGAGGACCATAATCCCGGCTCTCTTGGTAGCTGTCTGCGTGGTGGGCTTTGTGGGGAACCTGTGTGTAATTGGCATCCTCCTTCACAGTGCTTGGAAAGGAAGATCATCTACGATCCACTCTCTGATTCTGAATCTGAGCCTGGCTGATGTCTCTCTGCTGCTGTTTTCTGCACCTGTCCGAGCTATAGCATACTCCAAAGGCGTTTGGGATCTGGGCTGGTTTGTCTGCAAGTCCTCTGACTGGTTCATCCACACATGCATGGCAGCCAAGAGCCTGACAATCATCGCAGTGGCCAAAGTATGCTTCATGTATGCAAGTGACCCAGCCAAGCAAGTAAATATCCACAACTGCACCATCTGGACTGCACTGGTAGCCATCTGGGCTGTGGCTAGCCTGTTACCCCTGCCCGTATGGTTTTTTAGCACCACCAAGCATCACGCAGGCGTAGACATGTGCATCATGGACGTACCAGCTGTGGCCAAAGAGTTCATGTCTATGTTTGGTAAGCTCTACCCTCTCCTGGTATTTTGCCTTCCGTTACTCTTTGCCAGCTTTTATTTCTGGAGGTCTTACGGCCAATGTCAGAAACGAGGAACTGAAACTCAAATTCTTAGAAATCAGATCCGCTCAAAGCAACTCACAGTGATGTTGCTGAGCATTACCATCACCTCTGCTATCCTATGGCTCCCTGAATGGATAGCTTGGCTGTGGGTATGGCATCTGAAGGCTGGAGGTCCAACCCCACCACAAGGGTTCATAGCACTGTCTCAAGTTCTAATGTTTTCCATCTCTTCGGCAAATCCCCTCATTTTTCTAGTGATGTCAGAGGAGTTTAAGGCAGGCTTGAAAGGCTTATGGAAATGGATGATAACCAAAAAACCTCCAACCGCCTCAGAGTCTCAGGAAACACCAGCTGGTAACTCAGAGGTCCTTCCTGACAATGTTCCATCTCTGGAGACCCCAAGCTCCACACCAGGGAAAGAGAAACCTGGCTCTCCCTCCTCTGGCAACGAGAAAACTGAGAAAGCAGAGATTCCCATTCTCCCAGATGTAGAGCAGTTTTGGCATGAGAGGGACACAGTCCCTTCTGCACAAGACAATGATCCTATCCCTTGGGAACATGAAGATCAAGAGACAGGGCATTGTGATCAGATTGTTTCAATGCAAAAGAAATAG